The Micromonospora sp. WMMD961 genome has a segment encoding these proteins:
- a CDS encoding sensor domain-containing diguanylate cyclase produces the protein MDHQRVIRDVTVRLPMASSTPEACRWTVTALSRHTPATISVLLATHDRLRCVAATGAWQVFATVPARTGIVGRVYATGAPAAVPDVTVDPDYLPVRPDVTAELCVPVLDPAGRPIGVLDLQWGEPVELEPWRETAQQVADRLGARIAALGGPPEESRSEKLLRHAAALSTAPTEADVLGVAACAAREVSALSTAVLLMAGQFGPAPATPGDLEIRIRAELTESGPAALDRMVERAHRYGAGYTLGEAGHPPTEDYRPLTRAGVRTLVAVPVGPPEVGGVLLVADERALRPDPTTVSLMELLAGQAWTSLDRLRTLARLREQASSDPLTGLRHTGPFGQRIATATPGRTALLAIDVDGFKTVNDTYGHQAGDRVLVGLARALEGALRHGDELYRIGGDEFVAVIEVSRPEEAVRIAERLAEAARRIGRTISVGVALPRPGETPDRTLRRADQALYAVKRQGRDGVRLSAA, from the coding sequence GTGGATCATCAGCGAGTCATCCGTGACGTCACCGTCCGCCTGCCGATGGCGTCGAGTACGCCGGAAGCCTGTCGGTGGACGGTCACCGCGCTGTCCCGCCACACCCCGGCAACCATCTCCGTGCTGCTCGCGACACACGACCGTCTGCGCTGCGTCGCGGCGACCGGGGCCTGGCAGGTCTTCGCCACCGTGCCGGCGCGAACCGGCATCGTCGGCCGGGTGTACGCCACCGGCGCCCCCGCGGCCGTCCCGGACGTCACGGTCGATCCGGACTACCTTCCGGTACGCCCGGACGTGACGGCCGAGCTGTGCGTACCGGTGCTGGACCCGGCGGGTCGGCCGATCGGCGTCCTCGACCTGCAGTGGGGTGAGCCGGTCGAGCTGGAGCCGTGGCGGGAGACGGCACAGCAGGTGGCCGACCGGCTCGGTGCGCGGATCGCCGCCCTCGGCGGGCCACCGGAGGAGAGCCGCAGCGAGAAGCTGCTCCGGCACGCGGCCGCGCTCTCCACCGCGCCCACCGAGGCGGACGTGTTGGGCGTGGCGGCGTGCGCCGCGCGTGAGGTCTCCGCCCTCTCCACCGCGGTGCTGCTGATGGCGGGTCAGTTCGGCCCGGCACCGGCAACGCCGGGCGATCTGGAGATCCGGATTCGGGCCGAGTTGACCGAGTCGGGTCCGGCCGCGCTGGACCGGATGGTCGAGCGGGCACACCGGTACGGAGCTGGGTACACGCTGGGCGAGGCGGGCCATCCCCCGACCGAGGACTATCGTCCGCTGACCCGGGCCGGGGTGCGCACGCTGGTCGCCGTTCCGGTGGGGCCCCCGGAGGTCGGTGGGGTGCTGCTGGTCGCGGACGAACGCGCACTGCGCCCGGACCCGACCACGGTCAGCCTGATGGAGCTGCTCGCCGGGCAGGCCTGGACGAGCCTGGACCGGCTGCGCACGCTGGCCCGACTGCGGGAGCAGGCCAGCTCCGACCCGCTCACCGGGTTGCGGCACACCGGCCCGTTCGGGCAGCGGATCGCGACGGCCACCCCAGGGCGTACGGCCCTGCTGGCGATCGACGTCGACGGCTTCAAGACCGTCAACGACACGTACGGCCACCAGGCCGGCGACCGGGTGCTGGTCGGGTTGGCCCGGGCGTTGGAGGGCGCGCTACGCCACGGCGACGAGCTGTACCGGATCGGCGGCGACGAGTTCGTCGCGGTGATCGAGGTGAGCCGCCCCGAGGAGGCGGTCCGGATCGCCGAGCGGTTGGCCGAGGCGGCCCGACGCATCGGCCGCACGATCAGTGTGGGCGTCGCGCTGCCCCGCCCCGGCG